Proteins co-encoded in one Methanobacterium veterum genomic window:
- a CDS encoding nitrite/sulfite reductase domain-containing protein has product MKENIPEKGASVQKDMETYAIIPYISRGIVDSAMLRKIAGVADKYNIKIMKLTSEGRISLHGIREEDLDSVWEDLGMKPGGHLGKCVRPAKSCIGDICCKKGYQNSVGMSQRINEFYCGVPTPRKLKIAVSGCPNSCGESAVRDIGLIGTGKGWKLLVGGNCGIKPRIAKLLAKNLSDDEVIALIGKIIDYYSEQGVEKRVGAVIEKIGFEKFSQDVLG; this is encoded by the coding sequence TTGAAAGAAAATATACCAGAAAAAGGAGCTTCTGTTCAAAAAGATATGGAAACATATGCTATTATTCCTTATATTTCTAGAGGCATAGTTGATTCTGCAATGTTAAGGAAAATAGCAGGCGTGGCGGATAAATATAATATTAAAATAATGAAATTGACCTCTGAAGGAAGGATATCTCTCCATGGGATTAGGGAAGAAGATTTAGACAGCGTATGGGAAGATCTTGGAATGAAACCTGGGGGACACCTTGGTAAATGTGTAAGACCTGCTAAATCTTGTATAGGTGATATCTGCTGTAAAAAAGGGTATCAAAACAGTGTGGGGATGAGTCAGAGGATCAATGAATTTTATTGTGGGGTTCCAACTCCTCGTAAACTTAAAATAGCTGTTTCAGGATGCCCTAATTCATGCGGTGAATCTGCTGTCCGTGATATTGGTTTAATTGGAACTGGTAAGGGTTGGAAGCTACTGGTTGGGGGAAATTGTGGAATTAAACCTCGAATTGCCAAGCTGCTGGCTAAAAATCTTTCAGATGATGAAGTAATTGCATTAATAGGTAAAATAATAGATTATTACAGTGAACAAGGTGTTGAAAAAAGGGTGGGTGCAGTTATAGAAAAAATTGGATTTGAAAAATTCTCCCAAGATGTTTTGGGTTAA
- a CDS encoding DUF128 domain-containing protein, producing the protein MPDETDRKMIEILRILADQNKVLGAKTIAEELKRKGYNLGERAVRYHMRILDEKGFTERIGYAGREITEKGLKELEKGLIYDQVDFAFSKFEGMIYKTSLDPQEGKGAVIVNTSSFIYDQKVVDIIKEVFSKGIAVSPYIKFNDNGSSEEKTSDNDEIMLNTICGTTIDGMLLNAGIPVIPQYGGLVKVEKYVPKRFTELISYKETSMTPIEAFTAKEITSVLDIAREGTGLLPANFRIIPAVARDNAVNLFKQFQKIGISGLLKIGKNGEPVLGVPVEDDMVGIAITGGIAPLCAAKEAGCSVNIKLAENIMEFGDMEKLVPSKPALKTSTSETGEKVKFLLSKAWNLIYNVDFDIETQKGDVIVNVSYVNNDDLDDALEIINRVFQTKPEYCTSKFYKIIPHADGDRTGIATVCSFTIDGILVKNDILVTPKYSGILEIEEKGPRFTELTSYSGSSLDPHEVYISKGMTSVLDSLEGTGRILASLREIPYMARSNAIDILDKVQEAGFSVLKIGNPSELLYNAKVERYHVGIAAPGGLNPIAALSEECIPVNVKAVETMMNLSDMEEF; encoded by the coding sequence ATGCCTGATGAAACTGATCGTAAAATGATAGAAATCCTGAGGATCCTTGCAGATCAAAATAAAGTTCTTGGTGCAAAAACAATTGCAGAAGAACTGAAACGAAAAGGTTATAACTTGGGAGAGCGAGCGGTACGATATCATATGCGTATTCTAGATGAAAAAGGGTTTACAGAACGTATAGGATATGCCGGTAGAGAAATAACTGAAAAAGGATTAAAAGAACTTGAAAAAGGTCTTATTTATGATCAAGTAGATTTTGCCTTCTCTAAATTTGAAGGAATGATATACAAAACTTCTTTAGACCCACAAGAAGGTAAAGGAGCAGTAATCGTAAATACATCCAGTTTTATATACGACCAGAAAGTGGTCGACATAATTAAAGAAGTATTCAGTAAGGGAATTGCAGTAAGTCCCTATATTAAATTCAACGATAACGGATCCAGTGAAGAAAAAACTTCGGATAATGACGAAATTATGTTAAATACCATTTGTGGTACCACCATAGATGGAATGCTCTTAAATGCAGGAATTCCCGTAATTCCACAATATGGAGGCCTTGTAAAAGTAGAAAAGTATGTTCCTAAACGTTTTACCGAATTAATATCTTATAAAGAAACATCCATGACTCCTATTGAAGCATTTACTGCAAAAGAAATAACATCAGTATTGGATATAGCCAGAGAAGGGACTGGATTACTTCCTGCAAATTTCAGGATAATCCCTGCAGTTGCAAGAGATAATGCCGTTAACCTTTTTAAACAATTCCAGAAAATAGGAATATCTGGACTTTTAAAAATAGGTAAAAACGGAGAACCTGTTCTCGGAGTTCCCGTAGAAGATGACATGGTCGGTATTGCCATAACTGGAGGAATAGCTCCACTTTGTGCTGCAAAAGAAGCAGGCTGTTCTGTTAACATCAAATTAGCCGAAAACATAATGGAATTTGGAGATATGGAAAAATTAGTTCCTTCAAAACCTGCATTAAAAACCAGCACCTCTGAAACTGGAGAAAAAGTTAAATTTTTACTTTCAAAGGCATGGAACCTCATATACAACGTGGACTTTGACATCGAAACACAAAAGGGCGACGTAATCGTAAATGTATCCTACGTAAATAACGATGACCTTGACGATGCACTTGAAATAATAAACCGTGTATTCCAGACTAAGCCAGAGTACTGTACAAGTAAATTTTATAAAATAATTCCCCATGCAGACGGCGACAGAACTGGAATTGCCACAGTATGCAGCTTTACCATTGACGGCATACTGGTTAAAAACGACATACTTGTAACTCCAAAATACAGCGGAATTCTTGAAATAGAAGAAAAAGGTCCGAGGTTTACAGAACTCACATCCTACAGCGGATCATCCCTTGATCCCCATGAAGTTTACATTTCAAAGGGAATGACATCAGTTTTAGATTCATTGGAAGGAACTGGAAGGATACTTGCAAGTTTAAGAGAAATTCCATACATGGCGAGGTCAAATGCCATAGACATTTTAGATAAAGTTCAGGAAGCAGGATTTTCAGTCCTTAAAATAGGAAACCCAAGCGAACTTCTTTATAATGCAAAAGTAGAAAGGTATCACGTAGGTATAGCAGCTCCCGGTGGCCTAAACCCGATTGCAGCATTAAGCGAAGAATGCATACCAGTTAATGTAAAAGCTGTGGAAACCATGATGAACCTATCTGATATGGAAGAATTTTAG
- a CDS encoding putative quinol monooxygenase, translated as MIMVTAKTAKLCEKIISNKKNLIRSTHLEPDCISYNLYDRTEDNNTLLMLEKWKTQDMLNLNIPTGPLNHLIQLSKIFYQKKWILPFIPLMN; from the coding sequence ATGATTATGGTAACTGCCAAAACAGCTAAACTTTGTGAAAAAATTATATCAAACAAAAAAAATCTAATTCGATCTACTCATTTAGAGCCAGATTGTATTAGTTATAATTTATATGATAGAACTGAAGACAATAATACTCTGTTAATGCTTGAAAAATGGAAAACCCAAGATATGTTAAATTTAAACATACCAACAGGGCCTTTAAATCATTTAATACAGCTATCGAAAATATTCTATCAAAAGAAGTGGATATTGCCATTTATTCCATTAATGAATTAA
- a CDS encoding glycosyltransferase family 39 protein translates to MPNLFTRAQKFRLDFLIPLILSLLVVVTRLPFTSKFLYEWDSVNYSLAFENYNILQQQPHPPGYLLYVALGKAVNYLFNDPNISMIFLSILFSILSVILIYFMAKDIFSRKAGIISALLLIFNPFIWFYGEIASIYIFEAFFSILIAYSSYKLFKGNEKFIYISAFVLGLSGGFRTDIIEFMLPLWIFCIWSARIHYTKIVKGLLTFVIALLLWLLPSVILTGGLESYIHILRYTSEAASYTSLIFGASISQQILNTGVCIIWSLVGLTLIGILITALFLTYHRKNLKSKVIYYLKMPLTIFFLLWIIPSFLFYLFIYIVKPGYLLTILPAVMIILSYIFIRIPSDIHFNFPKISIKQFLGIILLIYVISNTIYFVYPYNLHNDQIWETPTDKMETNQEIWFGIDVGLLYDNAKINANDENTQLHIENILNISNSDPESTIIVIRDITREDEGFNWRKAMYYLPGYDVYYLFDHENSGIEGNVSVWHGKDHSYNISKSSVEDIKLNSSTTKIIWVMSNETSFYQGVKDNMGVIGINLPNGMKLYYSYVGNQTSDIKISGFVFQR, encoded by the coding sequence ATGCCAAATTTATTTACACGTGCGCAAAAATTCAGATTAGATTTTTTAATCCCGTTGATTCTAAGTCTTTTAGTAGTCGTTACCCGACTTCCATTTACAAGCAAATTTCTCTATGAATGGGATTCAGTTAATTATTCCCTGGCATTTGAAAACTACAACATTCTGCAGCAGCAGCCCCATCCACCAGGTTACTTGCTGTATGTAGCTCTAGGAAAAGCTGTTAACTATCTATTCAATGATCCAAATATTAGTATGATATTTTTATCAATACTTTTCAGTATTTTAAGTGTTATCTTAATCTATTTTATGGCCAAAGATATATTTTCCAGAAAAGCAGGTATCATAAGCGCGTTATTACTAATATTCAATCCATTTATATGGTTTTACGGAGAAATTGCAAGCATATATATTTTCGAGGCATTTTTCAGTATTTTAATAGCTTATTCCTCATATAAGCTTTTTAAAGGTAATGAAAAATTTATATATATTTCTGCATTTGTACTCGGCTTATCTGGAGGTTTTAGAACAGACATAATTGAATTTATGCTTCCTTTATGGATATTCTGCATATGGAGTGCCAGAATTCATTATACCAAAATTGTTAAAGGTCTGCTGACATTTGTTATTGCTCTATTATTATGGCTATTACCCTCAGTTATTTTAACTGGAGGCCTGGAAAGTTATATCCATATTTTAAGGTACACTTCTGAAGCTGCAAGCTATACTTCCCTAATATTTGGTGCTAGTATCAGCCAGCAAATCCTAAATACCGGAGTTTGCATCATATGGTCTTTAGTTGGACTGACTCTAATAGGAATTTTAATTACAGCACTCTTTTTAACTTATCACAGGAAAAATTTAAAATCTAAAGTCATATATTATCTTAAAATGCCTTTAACTATCTTCTTTCTACTATGGATCATCCCTTCTTTCCTATTTTACTTGTTTATCTACATAGTGAAACCCGGATACTTACTGACAATCCTGCCTGCAGTCATGATCATATTAAGCTATATTTTTATTCGTATTCCATCAGATATACACTTTAATTTCCCTAAAATATCTATAAAGCAGTTTTTAGGCATTATATTACTAATTTATGTTATATCAAATACCATCTACTTTGTATATCCATATAATCTTCACAATGACCAAATCTGGGAAACACCTACCGATAAAATGGAAACAAATCAGGAGATCTGGTTTGGTATAGATGTAGGTTTGCTTTATGACAACGCTAAAATTAATGCAAACGATGAAAATACCCAGTTACACATTGAGAATATACTAAATATCTCAAATTCAGATCCAGAGAGTACCATAATTGTTATTAGAGATATTACCCGGGAAGACGAAGGTTTCAACTGGAGAAAAGCAATGTATTATCTTCCAGGCTACGATGTTTATTATCTATTTGACCATGAAAACTCAGGAATCGAGGGTAATGTTTCTGTATGGCATGGTAAAGACCACAGCTACAATATATCCAAATCTAGCGTCGAAGATATAAAATTAAACTCGTCTACTACCAAGATCATCTGGGTAATGAGCAATGAGACCTCATTTTACCAGGGAGTAAAAGATAACATGGGAGTAATTGGAATTAATCTCCCAAATGGCATGAAACTTTATTATTCCTATGTTGGAAACCAGACTTCAGATATAAAAATAAGTGGTTTTGTCTTCCAGCGCTGA
- the cofH gene encoding 5-amino-6-(D-ribitylamino)uracil--L-tyrosine 4-hydroxyphenyl transferase CofH, which translates to MMEDIYERSLAGEITKEDALKLVDSNPFQLFDTADRLRQELVGDEVTFVANKAIDITDHCMIGCAFCSFRDHVGYEMTTEEVLESIKEAKDIKATEICLFGGIMPHMTVDYYCDLISTIKSEYDICLHALSPVEIYQTAKSSEMSTYDALKALKKAGMDTMTGASAEILVDSVREQICPKKVTTDEWVNIIKEAHNLGIPTTSTIMYGSVETWEDRIDHMMILRDIQRETGGFTELVPMTFLNQNNELGQISEGASGMEDLKVHAIARILFGRDMPNIQVSWIKMGIRASQIALHCGANDLGGTMMEDKISIAAGASDGDYLPRERMIEIIEDIGRIPVERTTTYERV; encoded by the coding sequence ATGATGGAAGACATATATGAACGCTCACTTGCTGGAGAAATTACAAAAGAAGACGCTTTAAAGCTTGTAGATTCAAATCCATTCCAGTTATTTGATACTGCTGACAGGTTGCGCCAGGAACTTGTAGGTGATGAGGTCACCTTCGTTGCCAACAAAGCCATAGATATTACAGATCACTGCATGATTGGATGTGCTTTTTGCTCTTTTAGAGACCATGTTGGATATGAAATGACAACCGAAGAAGTACTGGAAAGTATTAAAGAAGCAAAAGACATAAAGGCCACTGAAATCTGCTTATTCGGCGGTATTATGCCCCACATGACAGTGGACTATTACTGTGATCTTATCAGTACGATCAAGTCAGAATATGATATCTGTCTTCACGCATTGTCCCCTGTAGAAATTTATCAGACCGCAAAATCATCAGAAATGAGCACATATGATGCTTTGAAGGCCCTTAAAAAAGCAGGGATGGACACCATGACAGGTGCATCTGCAGAAATCCTTGTAGATTCTGTAAGAGAACAAATATGTCCTAAAAAGGTCACGACAGATGAATGGGTTAACATAATTAAAGAAGCCCATAATTTAGGCATTCCAACCACATCCACCATCATGTACGGCAGCGTAGAAACATGGGAAGACCGTATTGACCACATGATGATACTCAGAGATATACAGCGTGAAACAGGGGGCTTTACAGAACTCGTCCCAATGACATTCTTAAATCAAAACAATGAACTGGGCCAGATATCAGAAGGTGCCAGCGGAATGGAGGATCTGAAAGTGCATGCAATTGCAAGGATTCTCTTTGGTAGAGACATGCCCAATATTCAAGTTTCATGGATAAAAATGGGTATTAGGGCGTCACAAATAGCCTTACACTGCGGGGCAAATGATTTAGGAGGCACCATGATGGAAGATAAAATATCTATAGCTGCAGGTGCATCAGACGGAGATTATTTACCTCGAGAACGGATGATTGAAATTATAGAAGATATAGGGCGAATACCAGTAGAACGTACCACTACCTATGAACGTGTTTAA
- a CDS encoding HesA/MoeB/ThiF family protein produces MPKRYEGMAYWEIVSRQMGVVTKSEQERFRDAKITVIGCGGIGGATTEMLVRMGIGNLRIIDKDAFDVSNINRQLMSSFYSVGKSKVETTYETLKSINPFTNIEAIEEEVNEYNVERIVKGSDIVIDALDNLVTRIIVSRHVQDLEIPFIHGAIHGTMGQVTVFTKDTPTYEEMFKLPSCGEELTDEVIKKIKDIGAEVPPVIGPVPNIVGCLQAFEAFKLITLEGEPIIAPDILMFDLLNKEPFSVIKF; encoded by the coding sequence ATGCCAAAAAGATATGAGGGAATGGCTTACTGGGAAATAGTAAGCAGACAAATGGGAGTTGTAACTAAATCAGAACAGGAAAGATTTAGAGACGCTAAAATTACAGTTATAGGCTGCGGTGGGATTGGGGGTGCCACAACAGAGATGCTTGTAAGGATGGGAATTGGAAATCTCAGAATAATCGATAAAGATGCTTTCGACGTTTCAAATATTAACCGCCAGCTTATGAGCAGTTTCTACAGCGTAGGAAAATCCAAAGTAGAGACAACTTACGAGACTTTAAAGTCGATAAATCCATTTACAAATATCGAAGCCATTGAAGAAGAAGTAAATGAGTACAATGTGGAAAGGATCGTTAAAGGCAGCGATATTGTTATAGACGCCCTTGATAACTTAGTTACACGAATTATAGTTAGCAGGCATGTTCAAGATTTAGAAATACCATTTATTCACGGCGCAATTCACGGGACAATGGGGCAGGTTACTGTTTTCACAAAGGACACACCTACGTATGAAGAAATGTTTAAATTACCTTCATGTGGTGAAGAATTAACTGATGAAGTAATTAAAAAAATAAAAGACATTGGTGCAGAAGTTCCCCCAGTTATTGGTCCCGTTCCAAATATAGTTGGATGTTTACAGGCTTTTGAAGCTTTTAAACTTATTACATTAGAGGGGGAACCAATTATAGCTCCAGATATTTTAATGTTCGATTTACTTAATAAGGAACCATTTTCAGTGATTAAATTCTAA
- a CDS encoding AIM24 family protein — MNCSNCGEDIGEAKFCPQCGSKVEEIMVAEEAHVEVSSEKYCPECNVIVEEANFCPDCGGKTEPVLKEELETNVEKDTNYASKYSVQAFLDRTAEKFEGNEVFELENDYLLDVNLNGKVWAKLGSMVAYTGEVKFKKQSSLEGGIDKFIMKKVSGESSKLMSASGYGNVFLADDGKRVTILNLEGSRLYVNGNDILAFEENIDWDIKMMSGAGSMSGGMFNIRLQGYGMIAITTHYTPITLAVTPDRPVYTDPNATVAWSDGLSIDYKTDVNLGTLLGRSSGETFQMAFRGNGFVIIQPYEETAVGLG; from the coding sequence ATGAATTGTTCAAATTGTGGAGAAGATATTGGAGAAGCTAAATTTTGCCCGCAGTGCGGTAGCAAGGTAGAAGAAATCATGGTTGCTGAAGAAGCACATGTAGAAGTTTCATCCGAAAAATACTGTCCTGAATGCAATGTAATAGTTGAAGAAGCTAATTTTTGCCCAGATTGTGGTGGAAAAACAGAACCCGTTCTGAAAGAAGAATTGGAAACAAACGTTGAAAAAGATACTAATTACGCAAGTAAATATTCAGTTCAAGCGTTTTTAGACAGAACTGCTGAAAAATTCGAAGGTAATGAAGTATTTGAGCTTGAAAACGATTACCTGCTTGATGTTAATCTTAATGGTAAAGTTTGGGCAAAACTGGGATCTATGGTAGCCTACACTGGTGAAGTGAAATTTAAAAAGCAGAGTTCCCTTGAAGGTGGAATTGATAAATTTATAATGAAAAAAGTTAGCGGTGAAAGCAGTAAGCTTATGTCAGCATCAGGATATGGAAATGTATTCCTCGCCGATGACGGTAAAAGGGTAACCATTCTAAACCTTGAAGGCAGCAGGTTATATGTAAATGGAAACGATATCCTTGCATTTGAAGAAAACATCGACTGGGATATTAAAATGATGTCTGGTGCTGGTTCAATGTCCGGAGGAATGTTCAATATAAGACTCCAGGGATATGGAATGATAGCCATAACAACTCATTATACCCCCATAACACTTGCAGTAACCCCAGACAGGCCAGTTTATACTGATCCAAACGCAACAGTAGCATGGTCTGACGGATTATCCATTGACTACAAAACAGATGTGAATTTAGGTACATTACTAGGCAGAAGCAGCGGCGAAACATTCCAGATGGCCTTTAGGGGCAATGGTTTCGTAATTATTCAGCCTTACGAAGAAACTGCTGTAGGTCTTGGTTAA
- the tsaA gene encoding tRNA (N6-threonylcarbamoyladenosine(37)-N6)-methyltransferase TrmO: MLIDKVTYEPIGTIHSPFKNLEGMPIQPVGAKGVEGEIHLDEKYEEGLKDLEGFSHIVLIYHLHLSKGYSLQVKPFLDTVKRGIFATRAPKRPNAIGMSVVCLDKIEGSTVYISNVDVVDGTPLLDIKPYIPNFDKCKGEELRIGWFEDKHEDANHKKSDDRFVD, from the coding sequence ATGCTTATCGACAAAGTTACATACGAACCAATTGGAACCATACACTCTCCATTCAAAAATCTAGAAGGTATGCCTATACAGCCAGTAGGTGCAAAAGGCGTTGAAGGAGAGATACATCTAGACGAAAAATATGAAGAAGGACTTAAGGATCTTGAAGGATTCTCACACATAGTTTTAATCTACCATCTTCACCTTTCAAAAGGATATTCACTACAGGTAAAACCATTCTTAGATACTGTAAAAAGAGGAATATTTGCAACTAGGGCCCCAAAACGTCCAAATGCAATAGGAATGTCAGTAGTGTGCCTTGACAAAATAGAAGGATCCACAGTATACATATCCAACGTGGATGTTGTTGATGGTACTCCCCTTTTAGATATCAAACCATATATACCTAATTTTGATAAATGTAAAGGTGAAGAACTGCGTATCGGATGGTTTGAAGACAAACATGAAGATGCAAATCATAAAAAGTCGGATGATCGATTCGTAGATTAA
- the glnA gene encoding type I glutamate--ammonia ligase has translation MSDKIGQVIENIEKCGTKFVRLQFVDIHGTPKNMAIPLVKPDQMEDILKDGLLFDGSSVEGFVDINESDLILKPDPDTFSTLPWRPEEKGVCRFICDVYWPEGKPFEGDPRYILKRALEKAEKAGYEYNVGPEPEFFILDQDEEGNLIPNDNGAYFDVEPVDQGTDIRRQLVMDLEALNFDVEVSHHEVAPGQHEIDFKFDNALKTADAVITFKQAIKAIVDTMGYMVTFMPKPFFGENGSGMHCHQSLFKGGENVFYDPDTETQLSQEAMYFMGGLLQHSPALTAICAPTINSYKRLVPGYEAPVYVAYGLKNRSTLVRIPASRGKGTRVELRMPDPSCNPYLAFAAMLEAGLDGMKNKVDPGEPTEIDVFGKSIEELKTLGIDVLPSSLWEAYHALEKDDVVRSTLGDHIYTQFRDIKKAEWDDYRIQVFDYELDKYLTI, from the coding sequence ATGTCAGACAAAATAGGACAAGTTATTGAAAATATTGAAAAATGCGGCACAAAGTTCGTAAGGCTGCAGTTTGTAGATATACATGGAACCCCCAAAAACATGGCAATTCCACTGGTTAAGCCAGATCAAATGGAAGATATATTAAAAGACGGCCTTTTATTCGATGGTTCCTCTGTTGAAGGATTTGTAGATATTAATGAAAGTGATTTAATTCTTAAACCAGACCCTGATACTTTTTCAACTCTCCCATGGAGACCAGAAGAAAAAGGTGTTTGCAGATTTATCTGTGACGTCTACTGGCCAGAAGGAAAACCTTTCGAAGGAGACCCAAGGTACATACTCAAAAGGGCTTTAGAAAAAGCTGAAAAAGCAGGATATGAATATAACGTTGGTCCAGAGCCAGAATTCTTTATATTAGACCAGGACGAAGAAGGAAACCTGATCCCTAACGATAACGGTGCATACTTCGATGTAGAACCTGTAGACCAGGGAACTGACATCAGAAGACAGCTAGTCATGGATCTGGAAGCTTTAAACTTTGATGTAGAAGTAAGTCACCATGAAGTGGCCCCAGGTCAGCACGAAATAGATTTCAAGTTTGATAACGCATTAAAAACTGCTGATGCAGTAATCACATTCAAACAGGCCATAAAAGCTATTGTAGACACAATGGGCTACATGGTAACATTCATGCCAAAACCATTCTTTGGAGAAAACGGAAGTGGAATGCACTGCCACCAGTCATTATTCAAAGGCGGTGAAAACGTTTTCTACGACCCAGATACTGAAACCCAGTTATCACAGGAAGCAATGTACTTCATGGGAGGTTTATTACAGCACTCCCCAGCTTTAACAGCAATTTGTGCTCCTACCATAAACTCTTACAAACGTTTAGTACCAGGATACGAAGCTCCTGTATACGTAGCTTACGGTCTCAAAAACAGGTCTACACTGGTAAGAATTCCTGCATCCCGTGGAAAAGGTACCCGTGTTGAACTGAGAATGCCTGACCCATCCTGTAACCCATACCTTGCATTTGCTGCAATGTTAGAAGCAGGTTTAGACGGTATGAAAAACAAAGTCGACCCTGGAGAACCAACTGAAATTGATGTATTCGGAAAAAGCATAGAAGAACTCAAAACTCTCGGAATAGATGTTTTACCTTCCAGCCTATGGGAAGCATACCATGCACTTGAAAAAGACGATGTTGTGAGATCCACATTAGGCGACCACATATACACTCAATTCAGAGATATTAAAAAGGCAGAATGGGACGATTACAGGATACAAGTATTCGATTACGAATTAGACAAGTATTTAACTATCTAA